From the Lytechinus variegatus isolate NC3 chromosome 5, Lvar_3.0, whole genome shotgun sequence genome, the window CTTATAACTGTTGTGTTGTCTTTATGctttataatatacataatattcatACCATTGTACACTGATATACTATTTGATCCCCCACAAATCTGTAGATCATCTTCTTGACATCCCAGATCACAATCTCCTTCAAGACTACGATCCCCTAGTGTTGATCCACAGATACAGTCCTGGCCCTTCGTAAGTCCTAGATATGGACTCGAAGCACAGGCTAGTGTACAGATGCGGATATCGGGTGATTGTGCTGTGATATTTGGTTCTACGCCATCGGAAAAGAATGGATTGGAAGCTGTTTCGGTGTAGCAGCCGATATATCCAGGAactaaagaataaaagaagacaAAATACTGGGGAATAGTTCAAACATGTTCCACCCCTATTTGTCAATACCCTATAAATACCTACACTACAGTGTATATGTTCTACGATTcaactctaaaaaagtactatGTGGTCTCTAGAAATGTCTGCAATTTTCGCAGAGTAAGATACACTGAAGTGTAAATGTCACATGGCGCTTGGAAATCAGAAGAGTCTACGACTTGGTATTTTATTCTGTGATTCTGTCTGTCTTCTGATATATTAGGTCCCCGTAAGTTGTGAACATACGATTGTGTCATTTTTGTGATGTTTAGTCTGAGAAATCGAAACGAGGACATGTgtctttttcttctgtctttggGTTTAATGGCAGATTTACCCGTTCCGTACCAGGCATGTAACGCCTCAGTTTCCGGGTAGAACAGCATGACCaggaatccccccccccccatttccttTGGGTAGACCCGTACAGACCGGATCGATATATCTCTCAAGAGCGGATATAAAGTAGCTCTACAGGCGAAAAAGAAGCCATAATTATATCTTTTCCTACCTCCATATCTTGCTCAAAAATGGAACGttttacaatttcttttttctgttaTAAACCAAACCAGTTTAGTTAACGGCGCACAAAAGTACGGAGGGGCAGTTTTGTCAACGCCTAGAAGTGGCGTATAATGAACCATATTCTTGAGGGGGGACAGTGTAAGGGGAAATAAtattgaccttttttttaatgaagctctaatttttatgacatttttggAGGGTATATAAagaaattaatataattttcaGCCCTTATcgtttccctttctttcccttttctccccttttctcttggtcgtgattttttggGTGACGGGTCCATAGCCTCAAGCCCCTTCCCATCTGTACACAATTAAGTGCCCCCTTGTACCTACTTATGCACGATATGGTGGGAACTCTGTCACACGACTCTCTAAATTCACATTCCAGCGGGAAATTAGAGTTTTCAATTCTATTACAGACTGCATATCCATCTAAGAAGAAATCGGGTTCGGATGGTGTTGTGTCGTCCTTAATCACCATTGAGCCTTCGAATCCTTcggaaatcaaaacaaaataagaattcATTACCACTGTGTAAACTCATTTTACATCTACATATTCCAAGAGAAGCAAgcttattgttattgatatttatCAGCATTAAAATTGAGATTAGTTTAAATTAATGTAGGGGGTTGGACAGTTAGTCTAATGAACATTGCACcattttactattttcattgtacataGTGTTCAGAATGGTAATTATATTTCTGTCCCCTTTCTAAATAAATACCACTTTGTTATGATGTCGAAAACAgtgaataaaagaagaaaaaattaaattcGTTGATATGATGATATTGCACtgtaaaacattatttcatttctcgAGAAAAAGCAGAAAACGGAATTATGCAATGcataccactactactatacctactactactactgctattgcTGCtcctactgctgctgctgctgctgctactactactgcttctactgtACTACTAtttccactactactactactaccaccactagtactagtactactactactactactactactactactactactactactactactactactactactactgctgctgctgctgctgctgctgctgctactgctaccaCTACCGCCACTTTTGGTTACcgccattactactactactactactactgctactaatgTTGCTACTGTTACTACAACTATATAGCTTCCGCAATTACTACCTACCACTagtgcttctactactactactactactactactactactactactactactactactactactactgctacttctgctgttgctgctgctactactgttgctgctgctactactaataatattgttgttgctgctactactatactactactactacttctaactCTTTTCCGGGGTATATAGCCACTGCAGCTGTAAGCTGGTTTTTTTTCCAGCGGGTCCTGCATAACATATCATGTTATTTTTACTATTCTGATGTGAATTTTATTTTGGGTGAATTCACACATAGtcgatttttatcaaaatgattttttccaGGACCGTCAAATCGACAAGATCCTAATAGTTATTGGCAATCTTGACAGCTCACAATTATAACTGTTATCTTTTTATCTATTTAACTATACTGACCATGGTACTTGCAGATCTCGTCGGCAATGCCAGAATTCCAGTACGTGTCATCGACACATAGTTGACAATATTTGTAGTCTTGATCGCTCAATTCAATGGTTACCTCTGGAATTCCTCGCCAGATTC encodes:
- the LOC121414935 gene encoding uncharacterized protein LOC121414935, with product MFYPKIVGGHRGGIHHLMSLILLLTCLTSSSSAAFSAISSLSLADSPRIWRGIPEVTIELSDQDYKYCQLCVDDTYWNSGIADEICKYHGFEGSMVIKDDTTPSEPDFFLDGYAVCNRIENSNFPLECEFRESCDRVPTISCIIPGYIGCYTETASNPFFSDGVEPNITAQSPDIRICTLACASSPYLGLTKGQDCICGSTLGDRSLEGDCDLGCQEDDLQICGGSNSISVYNGGGEVPPDPGSAAPAEVL